Proteins found in one Jatrophihabitans sp. genomic segment:
- the trxB gene encoding thioredoxin-disulfide reductase, whose product MSENHRKVIVVGSGPAGYTAALYLARADLRPLVFEGSQYGGALMNTTDVENYPGFPSGIMGPELMTQFRDQAEKFGAELVSDDVVSVDLESPVKVVRTLSGEFTADAVILAMGSAYKKLGVPREDELSGHGVSWCATCDGFFFRNQHIVVVGGGDTAMEEATFLTRFAESVTVVHRRDTLRASRIMAERANANPKIRWAWNSEVAEIHGDNKVTGLTLRDTRTGQTREVEATGLFIAVGHDPRSELVKGQVELDDEGYILTEGRSTRTNLAGVFAAGDVVDHVYRQAITAAGTGCQAALDAERFLTALESVGDAQLAAMEG is encoded by the coding sequence GTGAGCGAGAACCACCGCAAGGTGATCGTGGTCGGTTCGGGACCGGCTGGTTACACGGCGGCCCTGTACCTGGCGCGGGCCGACCTGCGGCCGCTGGTCTTCGAGGGCAGCCAGTACGGCGGCGCCCTGATGAACACCACCGACGTCGAGAACTACCCGGGCTTTCCGTCCGGGATCATGGGCCCCGAGCTGATGACCCAGTTCCGCGACCAGGCCGAGAAGTTCGGCGCCGAGCTGGTCAGCGACGACGTCGTGTCGGTCGACCTGGAGTCCCCGGTCAAGGTGGTGCGCACCCTGTCGGGTGAGTTCACCGCCGACGCGGTGATCCTGGCGATGGGCTCGGCGTACAAGAAGCTGGGCGTGCCGCGCGAGGACGAGCTGTCCGGGCACGGGGTGTCCTGGTGCGCGACCTGTGACGGTTTCTTCTTCCGCAACCAGCACATCGTGGTGGTCGGCGGCGGCGACACCGCGATGGAGGAGGCCACCTTCTTGACCCGGTTCGCCGAGTCGGTCACCGTCGTGCACCGCCGCGACACGCTGCGGGCCTCGCGCATCATGGCCGAACGGGCGAACGCCAACCCCAAGATCCGGTGGGCCTGGAACTCAGAGGTCGCCGAGATCCACGGCGACAACAAGGTCACCGGCCTGACCCTGCGCGACACCCGCACCGGGCAGACCCGCGAGGTCGAGGCCACCGGGCTGTTCATCGCGGTCGGCCACGACCCGCGGTCGGAGCTGGTCAAGGGTCAGGTCGAGCTCGACGACGAGGGCTACATCCTCACCGAGGGCCGCTCCACCCGCACCAACCTGGCCGGTGTGTTCGCGGCCGGCGACGTGGTCGACCACGTCTACCGGCAGGCGATCACCGCGGCCGGCACCGGGTGCCAGGCAGCCCTGGACGCCGAGCGGTTCCTGACCGCGCTGGAGTCGGTCGGCGACGCCCAGCTCGCCGCCATGGAAGGCTGA
- the trxA gene encoding thioredoxin produces MGANTPAVTDASFAKDVLQSDKPVLVDFWAEWCGPCRLVAPVLEEIASQHGEKLQIVKLNIDENPQIARDYQIMSIPTMSVFQGGKVVKTIVGAKPKAALLNDLAAYIS; encoded by the coding sequence ATGGGTGCCAACACCCCCGCCGTCACTGACGCGAGTTTCGCCAAGGACGTCCTGCAGTCGGACAAGCCGGTGCTGGTCGACTTCTGGGCCGAGTGGTGCGGGCCGTGCCGGTTGGTCGCCCCGGTGCTCGAAGAGATCGCCAGCCAGCACGGTGAGAAGCTGCAGATCGTCAAGCTCAACATCGACGAGAACCCGCAGATCGCCCGCGATTACCAGATCATGTCGATCCCGACCATGTCGGTGTTCCAGGGTGGCAAGGTCGTCAAGACCATCGTCGGCGCCAAGCCGAAGGCCGCGCTGCTCAACGATCTGGCCGCCTACATCTCCTAA
- a CDS encoding S8 family serine peptidase produces MTKHPRWRTAGLATVGLSVILTFVPATQTVATPTQDTAAVSSSQGQALRAIEGRYLVTLAGTTSPAGTFLTTGSTAAVSALIASAGGTIVNNLSRQIGVLTVQSANPAFAQLLDASPLVDSVGNDFAVRVHEYPAPDPSADPLEPLQWDMRQIRTEQAHAIQAGRLAVDVGVLDSGIDGRHPDFQKAGVSNVDCTRGRNSLAALPPGVAVGVPDPCTDNQFHGTHVAGTIGARANGIGMVGVAPNVTLVPVKVCDTTGYCYASPVVDGITYSGDQKFDVINMSFFVDDNEFQESTEFKCASDPIQRTFRHAVERAIQYARSQGVTPVAALGNSDQDLAHPVDASGQPISNECEVVPAETQGVIGTSSLGPASEKAFYSNYGVGMNDVSAPGGSGGTGNCATTILSTFPGGGYVCIQGTSMASPHAAGVAALIISQFGELGQDGDVKMPPQSVEALLQATTVDIGLPGYDECFGHGRIDALRAVTADTDNLYDATAPPCPEYTE; encoded by the coding sequence ATGACCAAACACCCCCGCTGGCGCACAGCCGGCCTGGCCACCGTAGGCCTGTCAGTCATCCTGACGTTCGTCCCCGCGACGCAGACCGTCGCCACCCCCACCCAGGACACCGCAGCCGTCTCCAGCAGCCAGGGCCAGGCCCTGCGAGCGATCGAGGGCCGCTACCTGGTCACCCTGGCCGGCACCACCTCCCCCGCCGGCACCTTCCTCACCACCGGCAGCACCGCTGCCGTCTCCGCCCTGATCGCCTCGGCGGGCGGCACGATCGTGAACAACCTGTCCCGCCAGATCGGCGTCCTCACCGTCCAGTCCGCCAACCCCGCCTTCGCCCAGCTGCTCGACGCCTCGCCGCTGGTGGACTCGGTGGGCAACGACTTCGCCGTGCGGGTGCACGAATACCCTGCCCCGGACCCGTCCGCCGACCCGCTTGAGCCGCTGCAGTGGGACATGCGCCAGATCAGGACCGAGCAGGCCCACGCGATCCAGGCCGGCAGGTTGGCCGTGGACGTCGGCGTGCTCGACAGCGGGATCGACGGCCGGCACCCGGACTTCCAGAAGGCCGGCGTCTCGAACGTGGACTGCACCCGCGGCCGGAACTCCCTCGCGGCACTGCCTCCCGGCGTGGCCGTCGGCGTGCCGGACCCCTGCACGGACAACCAGTTCCACGGCACGCACGTCGCCGGCACCATCGGCGCCCGGGCCAACGGGATCGGCATGGTGGGTGTCGCTCCCAACGTCACGCTCGTCCCGGTGAAGGTCTGCGACACGACCGGCTACTGCTACGCCAGCCCCGTCGTGGACGGCATCACCTACTCCGGCGACCAAAAGTTCGACGTCATCAACATGAGCTTCTTCGTCGATGACAACGAGTTCCAGGAGTCGACCGAGTTCAAGTGCGCCTCCGACCCGATCCAGCGCACCTTCCGGCACGCCGTCGAGCGCGCCATCCAGTACGCCCGCAGCCAGGGCGTCACCCCGGTCGCCGCCCTGGGCAACTCCGACCAGGATCTGGCTCACCCCGTGGATGCCAGCGGGCAGCCCATCTCCAACGAGTGCGAGGTCGTGCCGGCCGAGACCCAGGGCGTCATCGGCACCTCGTCGCTGGGCCCCGCCAGCGAAAAGGCCTTCTACTCCAACTACGGAGTGGGCATGAACGACGTGTCGGCCCCGGGCGGCAGTGGTGGCACCGGTAACTGCGCGACCACCATTCTGTCCACCTTCCCCGGTGGCGGCTACGTCTGCATCCAGGGAACGTCGATGGCATCCCCGCACGCTGCTGGGGTCGCCGCGCTCATCATCAGCCAATTCGGTGAGCTCGGCCAGGACGGCGACGTGAAGATGCCGCCGCAGAGTGTCGAGGCCCTGTTGCAGGCCACCACGGTCGACATCGGCCTGCCCGGCTACGACGAGTGCTTCGGCCACGGTCGGATCGATGCCCTGCGGGCTGTCACCGCGGACACCGATAACCTCTACGACGCGACCGCGCCGCCCTGCCCCGAGTACACGGAGTAG
- a CDS encoding GNAT family N-acetyltransferase encodes MSVSRRVVPLTLDNLEDLPDSCRTCLFWELGPLADPRPMPPDEAKLAKESWLSATLLDWGSCGKVAYAGSEPVGYALFAPPGFVPRSMSFPTSPVSGDAVLLLAAYVAPHWRSGGIGRMLAQSVAAELVPRGVKAVEAFGSTGPLSRGCLLPAGYLRSVGFKTVRPHPAYPRLRMELRSTVSWRYDVEYALERIFGTNVGSLTPAR; translated from the coding sequence ATGTCGGTCTCTCGTCGGGTGGTGCCACTCACCCTGGACAACCTCGAGGACCTGCCGGACAGTTGCCGGACCTGCCTGTTCTGGGAGCTGGGCCCGCTGGCCGATCCGCGGCCGATGCCGCCGGACGAGGCCAAGCTGGCCAAGGAGTCGTGGCTGTCGGCGACCCTGCTGGACTGGGGAAGCTGCGGCAAGGTGGCCTACGCCGGCAGTGAGCCGGTGGGTTACGCCCTGTTCGCGCCGCCTGGCTTCGTGCCCCGCTCGATGTCGTTCCCCACCTCGCCGGTGTCGGGTGACGCGGTGCTGCTGCTGGCCGCCTACGTGGCCCCGCACTGGCGCTCCGGCGGCATCGGCCGGATGCTGGCGCAGTCGGTGGCCGCCGAGCTGGTGCCGCGGGGGGTCAAGGCAGTGGAGGCCTTCGGGTCCACCGGCCCGTTGTCGCGCGGCTGCCTGTTGCCGGCCGGCTACCTGCGGTCGGTGGGGTTCAAGACCGTGCGCCCGCATCCGGCCTATCCACGGCTGCGGATGGAGCTGAGGTCGACCGTGTCGTGGCGCTATGACGTCGAGTACGCCCTGGAGCGGATCTTCGGAACGAACGTCGGCTCGTTGACTCCCGCCCGCTGA
- a CDS encoding pyridoxal phosphate-dependent aminotransferase, whose amino-acid sequence MELTQSNKLADVCYDIRGPVLVEAKRLEAQGHSILKLNIGNPAPFGFTAPDEILVDVIRNLRNAQGYSDSQGVLSARTAVVQHYQERGLDPAVTVDDVWLGNGVSELIVMSLQAMLNNGDEVLIPAPDYPLWTAATSLAGGLPVHYRCDESAGWQPDLEDLRAKISPRTKALVLINPNNPTGAVYSEQILQEFAELARQHSLVVLADEIYDKVLYDDAAHTPFAVLAPDLFTLTFNGLSKAYRLAGFRSGWMVASGPKQHATSYLEGLSILANMRLCANVPAQHAIQTALGGRQSIRDLVLPGGRLLEQRDAAVAALRAIPGVSCVEPKGALYVFPRLDPEHYPITDDQRFVLDFLRDQHVLLVQGTGFNWPKPDHLRIVTLPHADVLTEAIRRLGTFLDSYDPGRLD is encoded by the coding sequence ATGGAGCTGACTCAGTCGAACAAGCTCGCTGATGTGTGTTACGACATCCGCGGCCCGGTGCTGGTCGAGGCTAAGCGGCTGGAGGCCCAGGGCCATTCGATCCTCAAGCTGAACATCGGCAATCCGGCGCCGTTCGGCTTCACCGCACCGGACGAGATCCTGGTGGACGTGATCCGCAATCTCCGTAACGCGCAAGGGTATTCCGATTCGCAGGGGGTGCTGTCGGCGCGCACCGCCGTGGTGCAGCACTACCAGGAGCGCGGGCTGGATCCCGCGGTCACCGTCGATGACGTGTGGCTGGGCAACGGTGTCAGCGAGCTGATCGTGATGTCGCTGCAGGCGATGCTGAACAACGGCGACGAGGTGCTGATTCCCGCACCGGACTACCCGCTGTGGACGGCGGCCACCTCGCTGGCCGGCGGCCTGCCGGTGCATTACCGCTGCGACGAGTCAGCGGGCTGGCAGCCCGACCTGGAGGACCTGAGAGCCAAGATCAGCCCTCGGACCAAGGCGCTCGTGCTGATCAACCCCAACAATCCGACCGGCGCGGTCTACTCCGAGCAGATCCTGCAGGAGTTCGCCGAGCTGGCCCGCCAGCACAGCCTGGTGGTGCTGGCCGATGAGATCTATGACAAGGTGCTCTACGACGACGCCGCCCACACACCGTTCGCGGTGCTCGCTCCCGACCTGTTCACCCTGACCTTCAACGGCCTGTCCAAGGCCTACCGGCTGGCCGGGTTCCGGTCCGGGTGGATGGTGGCCTCGGGCCCGAAGCAGCATGCCACCAGCTACCTCGAAGGCCTGTCCATCCTGGCCAACATGCGGCTGTGCGCCAACGTGCCGGCCCAGCACGCCATTCAGACCGCTCTCGGCGGCCGGCAGAGCATCCGGGACCTGGTGCTGCCCGGCGGCCGGTTGCTCGAGCAGCGCGACGCGGCGGTGGCGGCGTTGCGGGCCATCCCGGGCGTCAGCTGCGTCGAGCCGAAGGGGGCTCTCTACGTCTTTCCGCGGCTGGACCCCGAGCACTACCCGATCACCGACGACCAGCGCTTCGTGCTCGATTTCTTGCGCGACCAGCACGTGTTGCTGGTGCAGGGCACCGGATTCAACTGGCCTAAGCCGGATCATCTGCGCATAGTCACGCTGCCGCACGCCGATGTCCTGACCGAGGCGATCCGGCGGTTGGGGACCTTCCTGGACAGCTATGACCCGGGTCGGCTTGACTAG
- a CDS encoding nitroreductase family protein, whose product MEFTEVVRKRRMVRAYDPDRPVARSVLTELLELAIRAPSAGFSQGWHFLVLDTAEDRDVFWNAGADDPAAEPDPWLRGMRSAPALILAMSDKMAYLDRYAAADKGWTDRDEARWPVPYWDVDTGMASLLILLGAVDHGLGGCFFGVPVEGHQQVKQAFGVPERLSIVGVISLGYPAPDRKSPSLKRGRRPVTEVVSYGRMRPEPAQPGS is encoded by the coding sequence ATGGAATTCACCGAGGTGGTGCGCAAGCGCCGGATGGTCCGCGCCTACGATCCGGACCGGCCGGTGGCCCGGTCGGTACTGACCGAACTGCTCGAACTGGCGATCCGGGCGCCGTCGGCCGGGTTCAGCCAGGGCTGGCACTTTCTGGTGCTCGACACCGCCGAGGACCGGGACGTGTTCTGGAACGCCGGCGCCGACGACCCGGCGGCCGAACCCGACCCCTGGCTGCGCGGCATGCGATCAGCACCCGCGTTGATCCTCGCGATGTCGGACAAAATGGCTTATTTGGATCGGTATGCGGCTGCTGACAAGGGCTGGACCGACCGCGACGAGGCCCGTTGGCCGGTGCCGTACTGGGATGTCGACACCGGCATGGCGAGCTTGCTGATCCTGCTGGGCGCCGTCGACCACGGGCTCGGCGGCTGCTTCTTCGGGGTGCCGGTCGAGGGGCACCAGCAGGTGAAGCAGGCCTTCGGGGTGCCCGAACGGCTGTCGATCGTAGGGGTGATCAGCCTCGGCTACCCCGCGCCCGACCGCAAGTCGCCGTCGCTGAAACGCGGCCGGCGGCCGGTGACCGAGGTGGTCTCCTACGGCCGGATGCGGCCCGAGCCGGCGCAGCCGGGCAGTTAG
- a CDS encoding ParB/RepB/Spo0J family partition protein yields MTKPQRRGGLGRGLGALIPTAPAQPADIEAPDYRYPEDPEPVAADHQDAEVTARPTNQASPAGGGVKVVNRVPSLSSLSASSATDFYFDPSPVPGTTLRQLRPDQITTNPKQPRQVFDEEALTELSHSIKEFGVLQPIVVRPQGSGFELVMGERRLRAAIAAGLDTIPAIVRETADEAMLRDALLENIHRAQLNPLEEAAAYQQLLQEFGVTHEELASKIGRSRSQVSNTIRLMNLSVPVQRRVAAGVLSAGHARALLGLEDRDQQDELASRIVAEGLSVRATEELVTLAVGSAVPKSRAKPSRRPTAPALGELASKLSDTLETRVKVELGRRKGKITVEFGSIDDLERIIAVIAPQLATATTAPQG; encoded by the coding sequence ATGACCAAACCCCAACGACGCGGTGGCCTCGGTCGAGGCCTGGGCGCCCTGATCCCGACGGCTCCTGCTCAGCCGGCTGATATCGAGGCTCCCGACTACCGGTACCCGGAGGACCCCGAGCCGGTGGCCGCCGACCACCAGGACGCCGAGGTCACCGCTCGACCGACGAACCAGGCGAGTCCGGCGGGCGGCGGCGTCAAGGTCGTCAACCGGGTGCCGTCGCTGTCCTCGCTGTCGGCCTCGTCGGCGACCGACTTCTACTTCGACCCGTCGCCGGTGCCCGGCACGACGCTGCGGCAGCTCCGACCGGATCAGATCACCACCAACCCGAAGCAGCCGAGGCAGGTCTTCGACGAGGAGGCCCTGACCGAGCTGAGCCATTCGATCAAAGAGTTCGGCGTGCTTCAGCCGATCGTGGTGCGTCCCCAGGGCTCCGGCTTCGAGTTGGTGATGGGTGAGCGCCGGCTGCGCGCCGCGATCGCCGCCGGCCTGGACACCATTCCGGCCATCGTGCGAGAGACCGCTGACGAGGCGATGCTGCGGGACGCGCTGCTGGAGAACATCCACCGGGCTCAGCTCAATCCCCTGGAAGAAGCGGCCGCCTACCAGCAGTTGCTGCAGGAGTTCGGCGTGACCCACGAGGAGCTGGCCAGCAAGATCGGGCGCAGCCGCTCGCAGGTGAGCAACACGATCAGGCTGATGAACCTGTCGGTGCCGGTCCAGCGCCGGGTGGCTGCCGGGGTGCTGTCCGCCGGGCATGCCCGGGCGCTGCTGGGCCTGGAGGATCGCGACCAGCAGGACGAGCTGGCGAGCCGGATCGTCGCGGAGGGGCTCTCGGTACGGGCGACCGAGGAACTCGTCACCCTTGCCGTGGGCAGCGCAGTGCCGAAGAGCCGGGCCAAGCCCAGCCGCCGACCGACCGCCCCCGCCCTCGGCGAGCTCGCGAGCAAGCTCTCGGACACCCTGGAAACCCGCGTGAAGGTCGAGCTGGGCCGCCGCAAGGGAAAGATCACCGTGGAGTTCGGCTCGATCGACGATCTGGAGCGGATCATCGCCGTGATCGCCCCTCAGCTGGCGACGGCGACGACCGCCCCGCAGGGCTAA
- a CDS encoding ParA family protein, with protein MRNVRQQSWAAPAQRRIITVANQKGGVGKTTSAVNLAMALALHGLNVLLIDLDPQGNASTALGVPHSAGTPSVYDVLLGGMSLAAVAVPVEAAPLLRCVPATIDLAGADIELASQVAREHRLRRALVSYTDKVDYVIIDSPPALGLLTLNALVAAKEILIPIQCEYYALEGLAQLLNTVELVKSQLNEALEVSTVLLTMYDSRTRLADQVADEVRQHFGDRVIRSVIPRNVRVSEAPGYGQTVITYDPGSRGAVSYLEAARELAERGAAKPEQDEQQREAR; from the coding sequence GTGCGCAATGTCCGGCAACAGTCCTGGGCCGCGCCGGCCCAGCGGCGGATCATCACGGTGGCGAATCAGAAAGGCGGGGTCGGCAAGACCACGTCTGCCGTCAACCTGGCGATGGCGTTGGCGCTGCATGGCCTGAACGTGCTGTTGATCGATCTCGATCCCCAGGGCAACGCCAGCACCGCGCTGGGGGTACCGCACTCCGCCGGCACGCCCTCGGTCTATGACGTCCTGCTCGGCGGCATGTCACTCGCGGCAGTGGCTGTGCCGGTCGAAGCCGCTCCGTTGCTGCGCTGCGTGCCCGCCACCATCGACCTGGCCGGCGCGGATATCGAGCTCGCGTCCCAGGTCGCCCGCGAGCACCGGCTGCGCAGGGCTTTGGTGAGCTACACCGACAAGGTCGATTACGTCATCATCGACTCTCCCCCGGCGCTGGGGCTGCTCACCCTGAACGCCCTGGTCGCCGCCAAGGAGATCCTGATCCCGATCCAGTGCGAGTACTACGCGCTGGAGGGCCTCGCCCAACTGCTCAACACGGTGGAGCTGGTCAAGAGCCAGCTCAACGAGGCCCTCGAGGTGTCGACCGTGCTGCTCACCATGTACGACAGCCGCACCCGCCTCGCCGACCAGGTGGCGGACGAGGTGCGCCAGCACTTCGGTGACCGGGTGATCCGGTCCGTCATTCCGCGCAACGTCCGGGTGTCGGAGGCTCCTGGCTACGGCCAGACCGTGATCACGTATGACCCAGGCTCCCGCGGGGCGGTCAGTTACCTCGAGGCCGCACGCGAGCTTGCCGAGCGCGGCGCCGCCAAGCCGGAGCAGGACGAGCAGCAGCGGGAGGCGCGGTAA